One window of Mesorhizobium sp. PAMC28654 genomic DNA carries:
- a CDS encoding helix-turn-helix domain-containing protein, with protein MTFVPRMESRIEGFSAIGNLKCQVWDGVVADLWDVSCGEKAEGYYVSPDPRLFVTLKVDGGGAFFVEGAKGELRRHDRAFSMAYIPAGVPIRGRVEGLSHIRHLDLHFDAATLTRRFGGSLDRDALRVSRFQFRDDKIAALAGLIAAECDSGQPMHDLYGEGLLNALFVSLFEIDRPNPARQRAPLSRHKLRLVTEYMEAHCLDKIRLADLSALTGLSETAVSHAFKAATGMAPHRWQMQARVARIQAMMTHEAASLGDIAEAAGFFDQAHLTRVFKSIVGVTPGAWKAAHHRQ; from the coding sequence GTGACCTTCGTTCCCCGGATGGAAAGTCGAATTGAAGGCTTTTCAGCCATCGGCAACCTGAAATGTCAGGTCTGGGACGGCGTGGTCGCCGATCTCTGGGATGTTTCGTGCGGAGAGAAAGCCGAAGGCTACTACGTTTCCCCCGACCCCAGGCTTTTCGTCACGTTGAAGGTGGACGGGGGCGGTGCGTTTTTCGTTGAGGGCGCAAAGGGCGAGTTGCGCCGTCACGATCGCGCGTTTTCGATGGCCTACATACCGGCGGGAGTGCCCATTCGTGGACGGGTAGAGGGTCTCAGCCACATCCGGCATCTCGACCTGCATTTCGACGCGGCGACGCTGACCCGCCGCTTCGGCGGCAGCCTCGATCGCGACGCCTTGCGGGTATCTCGCTTCCAGTTTCGCGACGACAAGATCGCCGCGCTGGCCGGGCTGATCGCCGCCGAATGCGACAGTGGCCAACCGATGCACGATCTCTATGGCGAGGGTCTGCTGAACGCCTTGTTCGTCAGCCTCTTCGAGATCGACAGGCCGAACCCGGCGCGGCAGCGCGCGCCGCTGTCACGTCACAAGCTGCGGCTGGTCACCGAGTACATGGAGGCGCATTGCCTGGACAAGATCCGGCTTGCCGATCTCTCCGCGCTGACCGGCCTGTCGGAAACCGCCGTGAGCCACGCCTTCAAGGCGGCCACGGGAATGGCGCCACACCGCTGGCAGATGCAGGCACGTGTCGCCAGAATCCAGGCGATGATGACGCATGAAGCCGCCTCGCTCGGCGACATCGCCGAGGCAGCCGGATTTTTCGACCAGGCGCACCTGACACGGGTCTTCAAATCGATTGTCGGCGTGACGCCCGGCGCTTGGAAGGCCGCCCACCACCGGCAGTGA
- a CDS encoding ABC transporter substrate-binding protein has product MMHLPNRRQVLALAAAAMLPPIAASAAAARVAAIDWGMLETLLALGVQPVAATELMQFRKIAVEPAVPESVADLGLRGAPNYELLRIIAPDLIVISNFYEYQRPMLERIAPVFAQAVYEAGVPPYPLAEAATLALGERLGRQAEAKLYLDETAREIARLRAALPAASTRPAFVISLGDSRHFRAFGRDAMFGDVLTRLGIENAWSNETSYSAAAPVGLEALARVPEASILIVSPLPADVGRSLPTNALWNALPAVRQKRVTVLEPVNHFGCLPSARRFARLAAAALAGHAS; this is encoded by the coding sequence ATGATGCATCTGCCCAACAGAAGGCAGGTGCTTGCGCTGGCGGCCGCGGCCATGCTGCCTCCGATCGCCGCGAGTGCGGCGGCCGCACGCGTTGCCGCAATCGATTGGGGCATGCTGGAAACGCTTCTGGCGCTCGGCGTCCAACCTGTGGCGGCGACAGAACTGATGCAGTTCCGCAAGATCGCGGTCGAGCCGGCCGTCCCCGAATCCGTTGCTGATCTCGGGCTGCGCGGCGCGCCCAATTACGAGCTGCTGCGCATCATCGCGCCGGATCTCATCGTCATCTCCAATTTCTACGAATACCAGCGCCCCATGCTCGAGCGCATCGCGCCAGTATTTGCGCAAGCCGTCTATGAGGCCGGTGTGCCACCCTACCCGCTCGCCGAGGCCGCGACGCTGGCGCTGGGCGAAAGGCTTGGACGACAGGCCGAGGCCAAGCTTTACCTCGATGAGACCGCTCGCGAGATCGCACGGCTTCGCGCCGCCTTGCCGGCAGCTTCCACGCGGCCGGCCTTCGTCATCAGCCTTGGCGATTCCCGCCATTTCCGCGCCTTTGGCCGGGACGCCATGTTTGGCGATGTGCTGACACGGCTCGGCATCGAAAATGCCTGGAGCAACGAGACAAGCTACAGCGCCGCCGCGCCCGTCGGGCTGGAGGCGCTGGCACGCGTCCCGGAGGCGTCGATACTGATCGTATCGCCGCTTCCGGCGGATGTCGGCCGCTCGCTTCCGACCAATGCGCTGTGGAACGCCTTGCCGGCTGTCCGCCAGAAACGCGTCACCGTGCTGGAGCCGGTCAATCATTTCGGCTGCCTGCCTTCGGCGCGCCGCTTTGCGCGGCTGGCAGCAGCCGCGCTTGCCGGGCACGCGTCATGA
- the fhuB gene encoding Fe(3+)-hydroxamate ABC transporter permease FhuB produces MTDSTATRPALPHRAIAGSALSPVALWGILAVAAVLLFAWRVGVQWPAALPGNGVDLDRVILLYSTLPRAAVAVLAGAVLGLSGLLLQHVLRNALAEPSTLGISAGAQLAMTIASLHAPLLMERSQGLVAFAGGIGAVLLVLSLTWRRGLEPVSVVLAGMMVALTASSISAAMILANGEYLFSLFIWGGGSLVQQDWGPAMALAVRLAAGAFAALMLLRPLTILGLDDASARGLGVARHASRFLVIALAVWMATTVAAEVGVIGFVGLAAPALATLSGARTLRQKLLAAPLIGAILLWLTDGLEQLAAGSGGERIPTGAGTALLGGPLLLWLLPRLRMFEWPHLGATGTKSHKASRPWLLILLLLALTLVAVAMALVVGRGPMGWSIASGEMLADLAAWRAPRIGVAAAAGAMLAVAGVVIQRVTGNPLASPEVLGVGTGAGAGLTAVLMVSATAGLGWQLAGSGLGALAALLVMLAIAARAKFGTDRLLLAGIAMSALCSAVITATIAMGNAQAYILLRWLSGSTSQATAVDAWVAIACIAPLTLPLFLAARWLDILPLGADSARGLGVPVSGGRLMLIIVAAMLTALAAMVVGPLSFVGLIAPHLARLIGFSRARAHLAGAMLLGALLMIVSDWLSRMAAFPYELPAGLFASLLGGPYLVYLLAKGVPRHG; encoded by the coding sequence ATGACGGATAGTACCGCGACCCGCCCTGCCCTGCCTCACCGCGCCATCGCCGGCAGCGCCCTATCGCCCGTTGCCCTGTGGGGCATCCTGGCGGTGGCAGCCGTGCTCCTGTTCGCATGGCGCGTTGGCGTGCAATGGCCGGCAGCACTGCCTGGTAACGGCGTCGACCTCGATCGCGTCATCCTGCTCTACAGCACGCTGCCACGTGCGGCGGTGGCGGTGCTGGCAGGCGCTGTCCTTGGCCTGTCCGGGCTCTTGCTGCAGCATGTGCTGCGCAATGCGCTGGCGGAACCGTCGACGCTCGGCATTTCGGCTGGCGCACAACTGGCCATGACGATCGCCTCGCTTCACGCCCCCTTGCTGATGGAGCGATCGCAGGGATTGGTCGCCTTTGCCGGCGGTATCGGAGCGGTGCTGCTGGTGCTGTCGCTGACCTGGCGGCGCGGGCTGGAACCGGTGTCGGTCGTGCTTGCCGGAATGATGGTGGCGCTGACCGCCAGTTCCATCAGCGCTGCCATGATCCTTGCCAATGGCGAATATCTGTTCTCCCTGTTCATCTGGGGTGGCGGCTCGCTGGTCCAGCAGGATTGGGGGCCGGCCATGGCCCTGGCAGTCAGGCTCGCCGCCGGCGCCTTTGCGGCGCTGATGCTGTTGCGGCCATTGACGATCCTTGGCCTCGACGACGCCTCGGCGCGCGGCCTGGGCGTTGCCCGTCACGCCAGCCGTTTTCTCGTCATCGCGCTTGCCGTGTGGATGGCGACCACCGTCGCGGCCGAGGTCGGCGTCATCGGTTTCGTCGGCCTTGCCGCGCCGGCGCTGGCCACGCTTTCGGGCGCACGCACCTTGCGACAGAAGTTGCTTGCCGCGCCGTTGATCGGCGCCATCCTGCTGTGGTTGACGGATGGGCTGGAGCAACTGGCCGCCGGCTCCGGTGGCGAACGCATTCCGACTGGCGCGGGCACGGCACTTCTCGGTGGTCCCCTGCTGCTCTGGCTGTTGCCACGGTTGCGCATGTTCGAATGGCCGCATCTCGGCGCCACCGGCACCAAATCGCACAAGGCCAGCCGTCCCTGGCTCCTCATCCTGCTCCTGCTTGCGCTGACGCTTGTCGCTGTAGCCATGGCACTGGTGGTTGGGCGCGGCCCCATGGGCTGGTCGATCGCCAGCGGCGAAATGCTGGCCGACCTCGCCGCCTGGCGCGCGCCACGGATCGGCGTGGCTGCGGCCGCTGGCGCCATGCTGGCGGTGGCCGGCGTGGTGATCCAGCGTGTCACCGGAAACCCTCTGGCAAGCCCCGAAGTGCTGGGTGTCGGCACGGGCGCCGGTGCGGGCCTCACCGCGGTGCTGATGGTCAGCGCAACGGCAGGCCTCGGCTGGCAACTCGCGGGCTCCGGTCTTGGCGCGCTGGCGGCATTGCTCGTGATGCTGGCCATCGCTGCACGGGCGAAATTCGGCACGGACCGGCTGCTGCTCGCAGGCATCGCCATGAGCGCGCTGTGCAGCGCCGTCATCACCGCGACGATCGCGATGGGCAACGCGCAAGCCTACATCCTGTTACGCTGGCTCAGCGGCTCGACCAGCCAGGCGACGGCTGTGGATGCCTGGGTGGCGATCGCCTGCATCGCTCCGTTGACGCTGCCGCTGTTCCTCGCTGCCCGCTGGCTGGATATCCTGCCGCTTGGGGCGGACAGCGCGCGCGGACTGGGCGTGCCGGTCTCCGGCGGGCGGCTGATGCTGATCATTGTCGCCGCGATGCTGACCGCGCTGGCCGCCATGGTCGTCGGCCCGCTGAGCTTCGTCGGCCTGATCGCGCCGCATCTTGCCCGTCTCATCGGCTTTTCACGCGCACGCGCCCATCTCGCCGGGGCGATGCTGTTGGGCGCCTTGCTGATGATCGTGTCGGATTGGCTTTCGCGCATGGCGGCCTTTCCCTACGAACTGCCCGCCGGCCTTTTCGCCTCGCTGCTTGGCGGGCCGTATCTCGTCTACCTGCTTGCAAAAGGAGTGCCGCGCCATGGCTGA
- a CDS encoding siderophore-interacting protein — MADMPRNFEASAEIMLSCPQDIMQRLCAHFVEFGAVAIDGARSRIDTAFGTASMEACLGCLKVRAEGRDESSLAYVKLSIAEHLLTFASAENPSIVWQGDGAAGQPLPYFREMRVVRTENLTPHMKRLTLAGEDLGRFATGGLHVRLLLPRDGVAPAWPVTGADGRPAWPEAGQRPDVRIYTLRRVDVEKGEVDIDFVLHEGEGMPGARFGCNARAGDIVGITGPGGGSVAPADWYLLAGDETALPAIGRILEKLPEGAEAVVRIEVADDGEEQRLTSRAGLDIQWLHRNGVAPGKSTLLEDAVRNVRWPEDDRSVFAWVGCEHKSFRAIRSYLRQDRKLTRQQHLVVAYWRCGFEGDTARREDS, encoded by the coding sequence ATGGCTGACATGCCAAGAAATTTCGAAGCATCCGCCGAGATCATGCTCTCCTGCCCACAAGACATCATGCAGCGGCTTTGCGCGCATTTTGTCGAGTTCGGCGCCGTTGCCATCGACGGCGCCCGCAGCCGTATCGACACCGCTTTCGGCACGGCCAGCATGGAAGCCTGCCTGGGCTGCCTGAAGGTGCGTGCCGAGGGCCGGGACGAAAGCTCGCTGGCCTATGTGAAGCTTTCCATTGCCGAGCATCTGCTGACCTTCGCTTCGGCGGAGAACCCCAGCATCGTCTGGCAGGGTGACGGCGCGGCAGGCCAACCCTTGCCCTACTTTCGGGAGATGCGTGTTGTCCGCACCGAGAACCTGACACCGCATATGAAGCGGCTAACACTGGCCGGCGAGGACCTCGGGCGCTTCGCGACGGGCGGCCTGCATGTGCGCCTGCTGCTGCCAAGGGATGGCGTGGCGCCCGCGTGGCCGGTCACCGGCGCGGATGGTCGTCCGGCATGGCCCGAGGCCGGACAGCGTCCGGATGTGCGCATCTATACGCTGCGGCGCGTCGACGTCGAAAAGGGCGAGGTCGACATCGATTTCGTCCTGCATGAAGGTGAGGGCATGCCCGGTGCGCGTTTCGGCTGCAATGCGCGTGCAGGCGATATCGTCGGCATTACCGGACCGGGTGGCGGCAGCGTCGCTCCGGCCGACTGGTACCTGCTGGCGGGCGACGAGACGGCCCTGCCGGCGATCGGTCGTATCCTGGAGAAGCTGCCGGAAGGCGCAGAGGCAGTGGTGCGCATCGAGGTCGCCGATGATGGCGAGGAACAACGGCTCACTTCACGGGCCGGGCTTGATATCCAGTGGCTGCACCGTAACGGCGTGGCGCCAGGCAAGTCCACTTTGCTCGAGGACGCGGTTCGGAATGTGCGCTGGCCCGAGGACGATCGCAGTGTCTTTGCCTGGGTGGGATGCGAGCACAAGAGCTTTCGCGCGATCCGCTCCTACCTTCGGCAGGACAGGAAGCTTACGCGTCAGCAGCATCTTGTGGTCGCCTACTGGCGGTGCGGTTTCGAAGGCGACACGGCGCGCCGGGAGGACAGCTGA
- a CDS encoding MurR/RpiR family transcriptional regulator, translating to MSVLKKIEVKLDAMAPGDREIGQYIVDNPDQMLRLSTAALAAEIGRSQSSVVKFSQKLGYASYQELKLAVSEAKAQDWQVPAGMIHGSIEVGDNHQVILKKLIGSKLLSMQQTVASNSERIISKVLEMLDGARRIHLVGVGASSLVARDFSYKLMKLGRNVLHDSDSHIQMANVSTLRPGDVLFALSYSGASIETLRIAELARKRGATVIAVTGLHDNPLSRVADIRLYTVADEERARSSSITARDAQLTLTDLLFILLVQRQPDANEFVHNSELAVSVLKADRSS from the coding sequence ATGTCCGTCCTGAAGAAGATCGAAGTGAAGCTCGACGCCATGGCGCCCGGCGATCGCGAGATCGGCCAGTACATCGTCGACAATCCCGACCAGATGCTGCGCCTGTCGACGGCGGCGCTGGCGGCCGAGATCGGCCGCAGCCAGTCGAGCGTCGTCAAGTTCAGTCAGAAGCTTGGCTACGCCAGCTACCAGGAGCTCAAGCTTGCCGTCAGCGAGGCCAAGGCGCAGGACTGGCAGGTGCCGGCCGGCATGATCCACGGCTCGATCGAAGTCGGCGACAATCACCAGGTCATCCTGAAGAAGCTGATCGGCAGCAAGCTTCTGTCGATGCAGCAGACCGTCGCCAGCAACAGCGAGCGGATCATCTCCAAGGTGTTGGAAATGCTGGATGGCGCACGCCGCATCCATCTGGTCGGCGTCGGCGCATCCTCACTGGTGGCGCGCGATTTCTCCTACAAGCTGATGAAGCTCGGCCGCAATGTCCTGCATGACAGCGACAGTCACATCCAGATGGCCAATGTCTCGACGCTCCGGCCTGGCGATGTGCTGTTCGCGCTCTCCTATTCCGGCGCCAGCATCGAAACCTTGCGCATCGCCGAGCTTGCCCGCAAGCGCGGCGCGACCGTCATCGCAGTCACCGGACTGCATGACAATCCGCTGAGCCGCGTTGCCGACATCCGCCTCTACACGGTCGCCGATGAAGAGCGCGCGCGCTCGTCATCCATCACGGCGCGCGACGCGCAGCTGACGCTGACCGACCTACTGTTCATCCTGCTGGTTCAAAGGCAGCCCGACGCCAACGAGTTCGTGCACAACAGCGAGCTGGCCGTTTCCGTGCTGAAGGCGGATCGGTCCTCATAG
- the murA gene encoding UDP-N-acetylglucosamine 1-carboxyvinyltransferase, which yields MDKLRIIGGQRLQGAVTISGAKNAALPQIAAALLSPYPLELTNLPAVTDVENMLGVVALHGAEVTRSAHAATIDTSAAVSKETSYDTVRKMRATVLVLGPLLARFGHTRVSLPGGCAIGARPVDMHVAALAALGANIAIENGSIVASAPNGLTGTRIVLSSPSVGATETAVMAATAARGETEILNAAREPEVADLAACLNAMGARIEGAGTHRILIAGSTDWRPATHHIIPDRIEAGTYAVAAAITGGQLELTHARLEHMASVVQLLEATGVKVWPGDRGLIVSRDGPLKAVDVTTEPYPGFPTDLQAQFMALMCCADGASLLRETIFENRFMHVPELMRLGANIKLQGTMALVRGGEKLRGAQVMATDLRASVSLVLAALVSEGETIINRVYHLDRGYEQLDRKLRLCGARIERISG from the coding sequence ATGGACAAATTGCGGATCATCGGTGGACAAAGGCTGCAAGGCGCGGTGACCATCTCCGGTGCCAAGAACGCTGCCCTGCCGCAGATCGCTGCGGCGCTGCTCAGTCCCTATCCGCTGGAGCTGACGAACCTGCCCGCCGTAACCGATGTGGAAAACATGCTGGGCGTGGTGGCGCTTCATGGCGCTGAAGTCACGCGATCGGCCCATGCCGCGACGATCGACACCAGTGCCGCCGTTTCCAAGGAGACGTCTTACGACACGGTGAGAAAGATGCGGGCGACGGTGCTGGTTCTCGGCCCTTTGCTGGCCCGGTTCGGGCATACGCGGGTTTCGCTGCCGGGCGGCTGCGCGATCGGCGCGCGGCCGGTCGACATGCATGTCGCGGCGCTCGCCGCCCTTGGCGCCAACATTGCCATCGAGAACGGATCGATCGTCGCCTCGGCGCCAAACGGCCTGACCGGCACCCGAATCGTGCTGAGTTCACCATCGGTCGGCGCGACGGAGACGGCTGTCATGGCCGCGACGGCCGCCAGGGGCGAAACCGAAATCCTCAACGCGGCGCGTGAGCCGGAGGTGGCGGATCTCGCCGCCTGCCTCAACGCCATGGGCGCCCGGATCGAGGGCGCCGGCACGCATCGCATCCTGATCGCGGGCAGCACCGATTGGCGGCCCGCCACCCACCATATCATCCCCGACAGGATCGAGGCCGGCACCTATGCGGTTGCCGCCGCGATCACCGGCGGCCAGCTTGAACTGACCCATGCAAGGCTCGAGCACATGGCCTCGGTGGTGCAGCTTCTGGAGGCCACCGGCGTCAAGGTCTGGCCCGGCGACCGTGGGCTGATCGTGTCGCGGGACGGTCCGCTCAAGGCGGTCGACGTCACGACGGAACCCTATCCGGGTTTTCCGACCGATCTCCAGGCGCAGTTCATGGCGTTGATGTGCTGCGCCGACGGCGCTTCGCTGTTGCGCGAGACGATCTTTGAAAACCGCTTCATGCATGTGCCCGAATTGATGCGGCTCGGCGCCAACATCAAGCTGCAGGGAACCATGGCGCTGGTTCGCGGCGGCGAAAAACTGAGGGGCGCGCAGGTGATGGCCACCGATCTGCGCGCCTCGGTGTCGCTGGTGCTGGCGGCACTGGTGTCCGAGGGCGAAACCATCATCAACCGGGTCTATCACCTCGACCGCGGCTACGAGCAACTGGACCGCAAGCTGCGTCTTTGCGGCGCCCGGATCGAGCGGATCAGCGGATGA
- a CDS encoding N-acetylglucosamine kinase, translating to MSATASGSYFLGVDGGGTGCRARIEDEVGTVLGQGLSGPATTRLGIDEAWASISRAYNAAIEEAGFGSAEIARIRAGIGLAGIGRKGALEALRAIAHPFASIDFVSDGVGACLGAHSGLDGAIVIAGTGSIGLGFVEGRDLRVGGYGFPISDEGSGADLGLKVVQLALRAHDGRHERTALLAEVMQRFQNDPMEAVAWMDRATATDYAALAPMVMRHADQGDPVGRRIVQSAAEQIDTFVRVLFEQGAPRVTLLGGLSSPLEPWLSPDVRRRLKPADGDAVSGAIILARKSFVCR from the coding sequence ATGAGTGCAACGGCGTCAGGCTCGTATTTCCTGGGCGTCGATGGTGGCGGAACCGGCTGCCGGGCCCGTATCGAGGACGAGGTCGGAACCGTGCTAGGCCAAGGCCTTTCGGGGCCGGCGACGACGCGGCTCGGTATCGATGAGGCATGGGCATCGATTTCCAGAGCTTACAATGCCGCGATCGAGGAAGCGGGTTTCGGCTCAGCAGAGATTGCGCGGATTCGGGCAGGAATTGGCCTTGCCGGTATCGGTCGCAAGGGCGCGCTGGAAGCGCTTCGGGCGATCGCCCATCCCTTTGCCAGCATCGACTTCGTCAGCGATGGTGTCGGAGCCTGCCTTGGTGCCCATTCCGGCCTGGACGGCGCCATCGTCATTGCCGGCACTGGGTCGATCGGCCTCGGTTTCGTCGAGGGGCGAGACCTGCGCGTCGGCGGCTATGGCTTTCCGATTTCCGATGAGGGCAGCGGCGCCGATCTCGGACTGAAGGTCGTGCAACTCGCCTTGCGCGCCCATGACGGACGGCATGAGCGGACAGCGCTGCTGGCCGAGGTGATGCAACGGTTCCAGAACGATCCGATGGAGGCGGTGGCGTGGATGGATCGCGCCACCGCGACCGATTATGCCGCCCTGGCGCCGATGGTGATGCGCCACGCCGACCAGGGCGATCCGGTCGGACGGCGCATCGTGCAGAGCGCGGCCGAGCAGATCGACACATTCGTGCGCGTGCTTTTTGAACAGGGCGCACCCCGGGTGACCTTGCTCGGAGGCTTGTCCAGCCCGCTCGAGCCGTGGCTTTCCCCGGATGTTCGGCGGCGTTTGAAACCCGCTGATGGCGATGCCGTTTCCGGCGCGATCATTCTGGCAAGAAAATCATTTGTTTGTCGGTAA
- the murQ gene encoding N-acetylmuramic acid 6-phosphate etherase, producing the protein MTEQGLMSELEQLVSEDRNPKTMDIDLLPTLDILRKINDEDRAVPLAVEKVVPEIADAVDRIVSAFQKGARLIYLGAGTSGRLGVLDASECPPTFGVPESMVVGLIAGGAEALVRAAEGVEDDPKQGARALRDIKLTADDVVVGIAVSGRTPYVIGGLNYAKQVGATTVALSCNPSSTIAGIADIAISPVVGPEVLTGSTRLKSGTAQKLVLNMLTTASMIRIGKSYQNLMVDLNPSNKKLVARAIRIVMQTTGCSAPKARQALDKTGNDVKLAILVVITGMGVEDAREALLKAGGFLRKAISDKTV; encoded by the coding sequence ATGACCGAACAAGGGTTGATGTCTGAGTTGGAACAGCTGGTTTCCGAGGATCGGAACCCGAAGACGATGGACATCGACCTGTTGCCGACCCTCGACATCCTGCGCAAGATCAATGACGAGGACCGGGCCGTTCCATTGGCCGTGGAGAAGGTCGTCCCGGAGATCGCTGATGCCGTCGACCGCATCGTCTCCGCCTTTCAGAAAGGCGCGCGGCTGATCTATCTCGGTGCCGGCACAAGCGGTCGGCTGGGCGTACTCGATGCCTCGGAATGCCCCCCAACATTTGGTGTGCCCGAAAGCATGGTGGTCGGCCTGATCGCTGGTGGCGCCGAGGCGCTGGTGCGGGCAGCCGAAGGCGTCGAAGACGATCCCAAGCAGGGTGCGAGGGCATTGCGCGACATCAAGCTGACCGCCGACGATGTCGTCGTCGGCATCGCGGTCAGCGGACGAACGCCCTATGTTATCGGCGGCCTCAATTACGCGAAACAGGTGGGCGCGACGACGGTGGCACTGTCCTGCAATCCGTCATCGACCATCGCCGGCATCGCCGATATCGCCATCTCGCCGGTCGTAGGCCCCGAAGTCCTCACCGGTTCGACCCGACTGAAGTCGGGAACCGCGCAGAAGCTCGTGCTCAACATGCTGACCACCGCCAGCATGATCCGCATCGGCAAAAGCTACCAGAACCTGATGGTCGACCTTAACCCGTCCAACAAGAAGCTCGTCGCTCGGGCCATCCGGATCGTCATGCAGACGACCGGCTGCTCGGCGCCAAAAGCCCGGCAGGCGCTCGACAAGACCGGCAATGACGTGAAGCTCGCGATATTGGTGGTGATCACGGGCATGGGCGTCGAAGACGCGCGCGAGGCTCTTCTCAAGGCAGGAGGTTTCCTGCGCAAGGCAATCAGCGACAAGACGGTGTGA
- a CDS encoding IS3 family transposase (programmed frameshift) — protein sequence MTKQRQFTDAFKAEAVGLVRTSGRTKRQIAEDLGVGFSTLTRWMGRQLDREMGDPGRPPDADVAAELKRLRRENEILRQERDILKRATGFFRQGGKSVRFALIDQAKKDFPVDRLCATLGVSPSGYFAWGRRPACRRQRDDMIMLAHVRSSFALSNGTYGSPRMTRELQDNGFAIGRRRTARLMRENGLQARQKRRFKRTTDSEHAFPVAPNVIDQDFAATGPNQKWGADISYIWTREGWLYLAVVIDLFARKVVGWAAGNRLHRSLALAALNKAFVMRQPEPGLIHHSDRGSQYCSIDYQAELRAAGVIISMSGKGNCFDNAMVETFFKTLKTELIWRTSFLTRADAQAAIARYIDGFYNPIRRHSALDYISPMQFERNAAE from the exons ATGACGAAACAGAGACAGTTTACGGATGCGTTCAAGGCGGAGGCGGTTGGCCTTGTGCGAACGAGCGGTCGGACGAAGCGGCAGATCGCGGAGGATCTTGGTGTTGGTTTCTCGACGCTGACGCGATGGATGGGTCGGCAGCTGGATCGTGAGATGGGCGATCCTGGGCGTCCGCCTGATGCTGATGTCGCCGCTGAATTGAAACGGCTGCGGCGGGAGAATGAAATCCTTCGGCAGGAGCGGGATATCTTGAAACGGGCGACGG GCTTTTTTCGTCAAGGAGGGAAGTCGGTGAGGTTCGCGCTCATCGACCAGGCGAAGAAGGATTTCCCTGTGGACCGTTTGTGCGCGACGCTGGGTGTCAGCCCGAGCGGCTACTTTGCCTGGGGGCGCCGGCCGGCGTGCCGCCGGCAGCGCGACGACATGATAATGCTGGCGCATGTGCGATCGTCGTTCGCGCTGTCGAACGGAACCTATGGTAGCCCGCGCATGACGCGGGAACTGCAAGACAATGGCTTTGCCATTGGCCGGCGACGAACGGCGCGTCTGATGCGGGAGAATGGCCTCCAGGCAAGACAGAAGCGGCGGTTCAAGCGCACGACGGACAGCGAACACGCCTTTCCGGTTGCCCCCAATGTCATCGACCAGGATTTTGCCGCCACTGGTCCCAACCAGAAATGGGGTGCCGACATCTCCTACATCTGGACGCGGGAGGGCTGGTTGTACCTTGCTGTCGTCATCGATCTGTTTGCCCGCAAGGTCGTTGGCTGGGCTGCTGGCAACCGGCTACACCGCAGCCTGGCTCTGGCAGCGCTCAACAAGGCGTTCGTCATGCGGCAGCCGGAACCCGGCCTCATTCACCACTCCGACCGCGGCAGCCAATATTGTTCTATCGACTACCAAGCCGAATTGCGTGCCGCCGGCGTCATCATCTCAATGTCAGGCAAGGGCAATTGCTTTGATAACGCCATGGTCGAAACATTCTTCAAGACGCTGAAAACTGAACTGATCTGGCGCACCTCTTTCCTTACCCGCGCCGATGCCCAAGCCGCCATTGCCCGATATATCGACGGCTTCTACAATCCCATCCGGCGGCATTCCGCGCTCGACTACATCAGCCCGATGCAGTTCGAGCGAAACGCCGCCGAATGA
- a CDS encoding ABC transporter substrate-binding protein — translation MTELKVRQAISCAIDRQEVLDTASLGEGKVTGPLTIPAMATDPTQLFCYKRDVEKAKALMKEAGYPDGFSATVIGATGEPPTAAAEAQVIQSQLAEIGVKLDIKMMELNVYVDAWLKGDFDMAIALNGGRADPYTMYNRYWTKAGNLQKVANYIDDTLDSQMQKGRAETDPAKRKVIFAEFEKHLAEVSPWIWLYTSYSYTAQQKNVAGFVPTPTGTLFSLGKVTIQQ, via the coding sequence ATGACCGAGCTCAAGGTGCGGCAGGCGATCTCCTGCGCCATCGACCGGCAGGAAGTGCTGGACACCGCTTCGCTCGGCGAGGGCAAGGTGACCGGTCCGCTGACCATTCCGGCCATGGCGACCGATCCAACCCAGCTGTTCTGCTACAAGCGCGACGTCGAGAAGGCCAAGGCGCTGATGAAAGAGGCCGGGTATCCCGATGGCTTTTCAGCGACCGTGATCGGCGCCACCGGCGAGCCGCCGACGGCGGCGGCGGAAGCACAGGTGATCCAGTCCCAACTGGCCGAAATCGGCGTCAAGCTCGATATCAAGATGATGGAGCTCAACGTCTATGTCGACGCCTGGCTGAAGGGTGATTTCGACATGGCTATCGCGCTCAACGGCGGCAGGGCCGACCCCTACACGATGTACAATCGCTACTGGACCAAGGCCGGTAACCTGCAGAAGGTCGCGAACTACATCGACGACACGCTCGACAGCCAGATGCAGAAGGGCCGCGCCGAGACCGATCCGGCGAAGCGCAAGGTGATCTTCGCCGAGTTCGAGAAGCACCTCGCCGAGGTGTCGCCATGGATCTGGCTCTACACCTCGTACAGCTACACGGCTCAGCAGAAGAACGTCGCGGGATTCGTCCCGACGCCGACCGGCACCCTGTTCAGCCTGGGCAAGGTCACGATCCAGCAATAG